Proteins from one Impatiens glandulifera chromosome 2, dImpGla2.1, whole genome shotgun sequence genomic window:
- the LOC124926629 gene encoding receptor protein-tyrosine kinase CEPR1-like: MAHHHRLIFFILVLLLNSSQVISTNNQSVFLTLMKTTLTGGQCFSNWELGKPFCNFTGISCDNRSNVIMIDVDGCSLSGRFPDYVCSYLPTLKILRLGKNVIHGGFPKGITNCSVLEELNMNHLNLTGTLPDFSQMKSLKFLDMSYNSFSGDFPLSIAMLTNLEEVNFNENENFNLWELPESFSNMTKLNTIVLTTCMLRGTIPSWIGNMTSLIDLELSGNYLVRRIPAEIGSLKNLKQLELYYNQLEGPIPEEIGNLTNLIDLDMSVNKLTGGIPESISRLPNLTVLQLYNNSLTGEIPVGFGNSTNLTMLSVYDNFLTGEVPPSLGSIAPMILLDLSENQFTGSLPPRLCDRGQLMYFLMLQNMFSGQIPESYSRCNSLLRFRVRYNRLEGPIPNGLLGLPNVSIIDLGYNRLNGTISNKIGGAKNLSELFLENNMIAGALPFEISQAGNLVKIDLSNNRLSGSIPIEIGNLRKLNSLMLQGNVLTSTIPVSLSSLKSLNILDLSNNNLTGRIPQELIELLPNSINFSHNLLSGPIPLAFVENGLVESFSDNPGLCIPSFVTATLQNFPICPHTITRKQINSIGVIVIPIILLIVIGIVFLLCRWLKKEQATINSDDTSFYSYEVKSFHRITFDHREIIESMVEKNIVGEGGSGTVYKIELTNGESVAVKRLRSRKTVEDRIFFDKELKTEVDTLGNIRHKNIVKLYCCFSNQESRLLVYEYMPKGNLWEALHREKTNLDWTARHRIAIGIAQGLAYLHHDLSPPIIHRDIKTTNILLDGNYHPKVADFGIAKVLQAKGKDSTTTVIAGTYGYLAPEYAYSSKATTKCDVYSYGVVLMELITGKRPVEKEFGENKNIVYWVSTKVETKEGAMEILDKRLSDFYKDEMIKALRVSIRCTCNVPALRPTMNEVVQLLSEAEPCKCDPNKFSLEGIMKNSIYDS; the protein is encoded by the exons ATGGCTCATCACCATAGGTTGATCTTCTTCATACTTGTCTTATTGCTAAACTCTAGTCAGGTCATCTCAACCAACAACCAATCGGTTTTCTTAACTCTTATGAAAACAACCCTTACAGGCGGTCAATGTTTTTCCAATTGGGAACTAGGAAAACCCTTCTGTAATTTCACTGGTATTAGTTGTGACAACAGATCAAACGTAATCATGATCGACGTTGATGGTTGTTCACTCTCCGGTCGTTTCCCAGACTATGTCTGTTCCTACTTACCCACTTTGAAAATTCTCCGTCTTGGCAAAAATGTTATCCATGGAGGCTTTCCTAAAGGAATCACAAATTGCTCTGTTTTGGAGGAACTAAACATGAACCATCTTAATCTCACAGGTACTCTGCCTGATTTTTCTCAGATGAAGTCACTGAAGTTCCTCGACATGTCATACAACTCATTCTCAGGGGATTTTCCATTGTCGATCGCTATGCTAACCAATCTCGAGGAGGTTAATTTCAACGAGAATGAAAACTTTAATCTATGGGAGCTGCCAGAGAGCTTTTCTAACATGACAAAGCTTAATACAATAGTGCTGACGACTTGTATGTTACGTGGAACTATCCCGTCGTGGATAGGTAACATGACGTCGTTAATTGATCTTGAGTTAAGCGGGAATTACCTCGTGAGACGAATTCCGGCTGAGATTGGTTCTCTGAAGAATTTGAAACAGCTTGAGCTTTATTACAATCAGTTGGAAGGGCCAATTCCTGAAGAAATTGGGAACTTGACGAACCTGATCGACTTAGACATGTCGGTTAATAAGCTAACCGGAGGTATTCCTGAATCAATCTCCCGCCTACCGAATCTAACCGTTTTGCAGCTCTACAACAACAGTCTCACCGGTGAAATCCCAGTTGGTTTTGGAAATTCGACAAATTTAACCATGTTGTCTGTTTACGATAATTTCCTAACGGGAGAAGTTCCTCCATCCCTTGGAAGTATAGCGCCTATGATTCTTCTCGATTTATCGGAGAATCAATTTACCGGCAGCTTGCCGCCGCGGTTATGCGACAGAGGTCAGTTAATGTACTTTCTTATGCTGCAAAACATGTTCTCTGGTCAGATACCAGAAAGTTATTCAAGATGCAATTCTCTTTTAAGGTTTCGAGTTAGGTATAACCGTTTGGAAGGGCCTATACCAAACGGACTCTTGGGTCTTCCTAATGTCTCGATAATCGACTTGGGTTATAACCGATTAAACGGTACTATCTCGAATAAGATCGGAGGTGCGAAGAATTTATCGGAATTGTTCCTAGAAAACAACATGATTGCAGGAGCTCTGCCTTTTGAAATTTCACAAGCTGGAAATTTGGTGAAGATTGACCTCAGCAATAACCGTTTATCCGGTTCGATTCCAATTGAGATTGGAAATTTGCGAAAGCTTAACTCGTTAATGCTTCAAGGTAATGTTCTAACCTCTACAATCCCAGTTTCCCTTTCGTCGTTGAAATCTCTCAATATTCTTGATCTTTCTAATAACAATTTGACCGGGAGAATCCCACAAGAGCTTATTGAATTACTTCCGAATTCAATTAACTTCTCACATAACCTCCTTTCCGGTCCGATCCCTCTCGCGTTTGTGGAAAACGGTTTGGTTGAAAGCTTTTCAGACAACCCGGGACTTTGTATCCCATCTTTTGTAACCGCCACTTTACAAAACTTTCCCATTTGTCCACACACGATTACCCGGAAACAGATCAACTCTATCGGGGTAATAGTAATTCCAATCATACTACTTATTGTAATTGGAATCGTTTTCCTCCTATGTCGTTGGCTAAAGAAGGAACAAGCCACGATCAACAGCGACGACACCTCGTTCTATTCGTACGAAGTCAAGAGTTTTCATCGCATTACCTTCGATCACCGAGAAATCATCGAATCCATGGTCGAGAAAAATATTGTCGGGGAAGGCGGTTCAGGGACAGTCTACAAAATCGAGTTAACAAACGGGGAATCCGTGGCTGTGAAAAGACTACGTAGCCGGAAAACCGTAGAGGATCGGATTTTCTTCGACAAGGAATTGAAAACAGAGGTGGACACTTTGGGAAACATACGACACAAGAACATTGTGAAACTTTATTGTTGTTTCTCGAATCAGGAAAGTAGATTATTGGTTTATGAGTATATGCCGAAAGGTAACTTATGGGAAGCACTTCATAGGGAGAAGACGAATCTCGATTGGACGGCTCGTCATCGAATTGCGATCGGGATCGCTCAAGGATTGGCTTATCTTCATCACGATCTTTCGCCACCAATTATACATAGAGACATCAAAACCACCAATATTCTATTGGATGGTAATTATCACCCAAAGGTCGCGGATTTCGGCATAGCGAAAGTTTTGCAAGCCAAAGGGAAAGACTCAACCACAACCGTCATTGCAGGAACCTATGGTTACTTAGCTCCAG AATATGCGTATTCTTCAAAGGCGACAACAAAATGCGACGTTTATAGTTACGGGGTGGTATTAATGGAGTTAATAACCGGGAAGAGGCCGGTAGAGAAAGAATTCGGAGAAAACAAGAATATTGTGTATTGGGTATCGACAAAAGTTGAAACTAAAGAAGGAGCGATGGAGATTTTAGATAAACGATTATCCGATTTTTACAAGGATGAAATGATTAAGGCACTTCGAGTATCTATTCGATGTACTTGCAATGTACCGGCTCTTCGTCCAACTATGAACGAAGTGGTTCAATTGTTGTCCGAAGCCGAACCTTGTAAATGTGATCCAAACAAGTTTTCGTTAGAAGGAATCATGAAGAATTCAATATATGATTCATGA
- the LOC124926630 gene encoding E3 ubiquitin-protein ligase RSL1-like translates to MIFLTICFSAAKDSMNFHEILGIGCFDQQHRSVYHHLLQLLSDFSSSLDFNTVFLGSVITGIIITSALLFRSSYTDRKRLRLLIQASEKLRDEGNLSTSEIKLIPELDAEFTRKLQLQEALWALLTSGTNSMSSYHEQAREICESSKTTCQICFEDKERQEMFINKRCPHSFCYDCTSKHIVSKVQANKRKIPCPQINCKATLDSNTCRRIIPKEILIMWDDSLCMSLFSESETVYCPFRDCSMFLVNDSGQVITKINCPACRRLFCASCRVPWHPEFSCSEYKRLNARKSGKEDEMARELARKKNWKQCPKCKYYVDKYEGCLHITCRCGYEFCYKCGAKWSKHSTCQ, encoded by the exons ATGATTTTTCTAACGATTTGCTTCTCTGCTGCTAAGGATTCGATGAATTTCCATGAGATTTTAGGTATTGGCTGCTTCGATCAGCAGCACCGCTCCGTTTATCATCACCTCCTGCAACTGCTATCGGATTTCTCCAGTTCTCTTGACTTCAATACTGTATTCCTTGGATCAGTGATCACCGGCATAATAATCACCTCTGCTTTGCTCTTTCGATCATCTTACACTGATCGGAAACGCTTGCGCCTTCTCATACAAGCTTCCGAAAAGCTCCGCGATGAAG GGAACTTGTCCACAAGTGAAATCAAACTCATTCCAGAATTAGATGCAGAGTTTACAAGAAAATTACAGCTTCAGGAAGCTCTATGGGCATTATTAACCTCAGGAACTAATTCAATGTCTAGTTATCATGAACAAGCAAGAGAAATATGCGAGTCATCCAAAACCACCTGTCAAATATGTTTCGAAGATaaagaaagacaagaaatgtttATAAACAAAAGATGTCCTCACTCCTTCTGTTACGACTGCACCAGCAAGCATATTGTGTCGAAAGTTCAAGCTAACAAGAGGAAGATTCCATGTCCACAAATCAATTGCAAGGCCACATTAGATTCCAACACTTGCAGACGCATCATACCGAAAGAAATTCTCATAATGTGGGATGATTCCCTTTGTATGTCACTCTTCTCGGAATCAGAAACAGTTTATTGCCCGTTTCGCGATTGCTCAATGTTTCTAGTCAATGATTCCGGGCAAGTCATTACAAAGATCAATTGCCCAGCATGTCGAAGATTGTTCTGTGCTTCTTGTCGAGTCCCTTGGCATCCAGAATTCAGCTGCAGTGAGTATAAGAGACTAAACGCTAGAAAATCAgggaaagaagatgaaatggcGAGGGAATTAGCGAGGAAAAAGAATTGGAAACAGTGTCCGAAATGCAAATACTATGTAGATAAATACGAGGGCTGTTTGCACATAACTTGTAGATGTGGATACGAGTTTTGTTACAAATGTGGAGCAAAATGGAGCAAGCATTCTACTTGTCAATAA
- the LOC124926327 gene encoding probable beta-1,4-xylosyltransferase IRX9H — translation MASIRRTLSPYHVRANQNGNDNITHPFQVSPRKYSSSTGKFSSPPLLFSTCSRRFMEGFFIRRHSRKVHQTWMRFFCICSFYFFLGFLFGMFMMPLGYIDVTDVSSYDDISSEIVNRPDENAVVRLSVSRPDDFDDDIFGFIHRKQLIIVTPTYNRALQAYYLTRLGQVLRLVPPPVLWIVIEMNSASIETAEILRHAGVMYRHLVCSNNSTNIKDRGVHQRNKALEHIELNNLDGIVYFADDDNIYSLELFQRLREISRFGTWPVAMLEQSKSKAILEGPVCNSAKVIGWYTNEKSKRLRRFHVDMSGFAFNSTILWDQKRWKHPTLDRIRQLDSVKEGFQETTFIEQLVEDERQMEGVPSNCSRILNWHLHLDAHGLVYPKGWQLEKNLEIVIPFKVI, via the exons ATGGCTTCGATCCGTAGAACTCTATCGCCTTACCACGTTCGCGCGAATCAAAACGGCAATGATAATATCACTCATCCATTTCAAGTCTCCCCGCGGAAATACTCATCATCCACCGGTAAATTCTCATCACCGCCTTTGCTATTTTCTACCTGTTCTCGTCGCTTTATGGAAGGATTCTTCATCCGGCGTCATTCCAGGAAAGTACACCAAACGTGGATGAGATTTTTCTGTATTTGCTCGTTTTACTTCTTCCTAGGGTTTCTGTTTGGCATGTTCATGATGCCTCTAGGTTATATTGATGTAACTGATGTTAGCAGTTATGATGATATCTCCTCCGAAATCGTCAACCGGCCGGACGAGAATGCTGTTGTGAGGCTCAGCGTATCTCGGCCggatgattttgatgatgatataTTTGGTTTCATTCACAGGAAACAGTTGATTATTGTGACACCGACTTATAATCGTGCGTTACAGGCATATTACTTGACTAGACTTGGACAGGTGCTTAGGTTAGTCCCACCGCCTGTTCTTTGGATTGTGATCGAGATGAATTCGGCTTCGATAGAGACTGCAGAGATTTTGAGACACGCAGGTGTTATGTATAGGCATTTAGTTTGTTCGAATAACTCCACGAACATCAAGGATAGAGGTGTTCATCAGAGAAACAAGGCGCTTGAGCATATTGAGCTCAACAATCTTGATGGAATTGTTTATTTTGCAGATGATGATAATATCTATTCACTCGAGTTGTTTCAAAGACTCAGAGAAATCAG TCGATTCGGAACATGGCCAGTTGCAATGCTTGAACAGAGCAAAAGCAAGGCTATACTTGAAGGTCCTGTATGCAATTCGGCTAAAGTGATTGGTTGGTATACAAATGAAAAAAGCAAGAGACTTCGAAGATTCCATGTTGATATGTCTGGTTTTGCATTCAACAGTACCATATTATGGGATCAGAAAAGATGGAAACACCCCACATTAGATCGAATTCGGCAGTTGGATTCTGTGAAAGAGGGTTTCCAA GAGACTACATTTATAGAACAACTAGTTGAAGATGAAAGACAAATGGAAGGTGTGCCTTCCAATTGTTCGAGAATATTGAATTGGCATCTCCATTTGGATGCACATGGGCTTGTTTATCCTAAAGGCTGGCAGTTAGAGAAGAATCTTGAAATTGTCATCCCTTTCAAAGTGATCTAA
- the LOC124926618 gene encoding ubinuclein-1-like isoform X2: MEQEKSGAVESSRMSTSFVSVAGRHRFSVELRPGETTIVSWKKLLKDVSKADRRSSVTDVPLNAHPTLDSHVAPVKIEAQPSDTGAEDPPPASRFSAVIEKIERLYMGKDSSDDEDHNDVADDDQYDTEDSFIDDAELDEYFQVDNSAIKHDGFFVNRGTLERIEAPLLPQKQPQKRRRKDLGNDDIDAPNKHVKLRKKASRKFDPMVEKNFGPAPVVALPSVHYDDVKFQNQMNASIIMRDKKKTSETRIVSDSSLPSKSLNDNASLSVPEEKDINKQKVGTQSLKHQKSFDKISNVQPNIQSGRSVNASDELDQSTHRRDNGVIHERVVVNASPGKSPLQTVNDQVIQRREGSSMRAKSTVLDKAIRELEKLVAESARPSGVEVQDADTSPAVKRRLPREVKLKLAKVARLAASHGKISKELVNRLMSIVGHLVQLRTLKRNLNIMVNMGLSAKKEKDDRFQQMKKEFREMVDSRVPNMKSKVIEQKTGSSNDFRAIANEEKVKENYNMDDILEDKMCDLYDLYVEGLDEDAGPLVRKLYVELARLWPDGFMDNRGIKHAIFRAKDRRKILYKRHKDHQEKIRRKKVLTPKTEGNVQSIAQTQHKHQDHVPTSVVRPLTDSTTDIPILRMASSSISGGGLDHRPRKDKVKVKGTNNPNETRVVKKRKVELAFGETNNESSSSSNLERPKSSSSHHSQISLHKSSITSSSSAPPPPLTNLE; this comes from the exons ATGGAGCAAGAGAAAAGTGGCGCCGTCGAATCCTCTAGGATGTCAACGTCTTTCGTTTCCGTCGCCGGTAGGCATAGATTCTCCGTTGAGCTTAGGCCTGGCGAGACTACAATTGTTTCTTGGAAGAAGCTTTTGAAGGACGTTAGCAAGGCTGATAGACGTTCCTCTGTTACTGATGTTCCGTTAAATGCTCATCCTACTCTCGATTCTCACGTAGCTCCGGTTAAAATTGAG GCACAACCTTCAGATACTGGAGCTGAAGATCCACCCCCTGCAAGCCGATTTAGTGCTGTTATTGAAAAAATAGAGCGTTTATACATG GGTAAGGATAGtagtgatgatgaagatcaCAATGATGTTGCTGATGATGATCAGTATGACACTGAAGATTCTTTTATAGATGACGCAGAGCTG GATGAGTATTTTCAAGTTGATAACTCAGCAATAAAGCATGATGGTTTCTTTGTCAATCGTGGGACCTTGGAACGAAT TGAAGCTCCCTTATTGCCTCAAAAGCAACCCCAAAAGAGGAGGAGGAAGGATTTGGGAAATGATGATATTGATGCACCAAATAAGCACGTAAAACTAAGAAAGAAGGCTTCTCGAAAGTTTGATCCTATGGTTGAGAAAAACTTTGGTCCAGCTCCTGTTGTGGCTCTCCCTTCCGTACACTACGATGATGTGAAATTCCAAAATCAGATGAATGCCTCTATTATAATGCGCGATAAGAAGAAAACGTCCGAAACTAGAATCGTATCAGATTCATCTCTTCCCTCTAAATCATTAAATGACAATGCTTCCTTGTCTGTGCCTGAGGAAAAGGATATTAATAAGCAGAAGGTAGGAACACAGTCATTGAAGCATCAGAAGTCTTTTGATAAAATTTCTAATGTGCAACCCAACATTCAATCCGGAAGATCAGTCAATGCTTCTGATGAGTTAGATCAATCTACTCATAGGAGGGATAATGGTGTGATTCATGAACGAGTGGTTGTTAATGCTTCCCCAGGAAAGAGTCCCTTACAAACTGTG AATGATCAAGTTATTCAGAGAAGGGAAGGTTCCAGCATGAGGGCAAAAAGTACAGTACTTGATAAAGCCATAAGAGAGTTAGAAAAGTTGGTAGCAGAAT ctGCAAGACCATCAGGTGTTGAAGTTCAGGATGCTGATACGTCGCCAGCTGTCAAGAGGAGGTTGCCCCGAGAAGTAAAATTGAAGCTTGCCAAAGTTGCTAGGCTAGCG GCGAGCCATGGGAAAATATCAAAGGAGCTGGTCAATCGTCTTATGAGTATTGTTGGTCACTTGGTTCAACTAAGGACATTGAAG AGGAACTTAAACATAATGGTAAACATGGGTTTGTCGGCCAAAAAGGAGAAAGATGATAGATTTCAGCAGATGAAGAAGGAATTCCGTGAAATGGTTGATTCACGGGTCCCAAATATGAAGTCCAAG GTAATTGAACAAAAAACTGGATCATCTAATGATTTTCGAGCAATTGCGAATGAAGAGaaagttaaagaaaattataacaTGGATGATATATTGGAGGACAAGATGTGCGACTTATATGATCTATATGTTGAG GGTTTGGATGAGGACGCAGGACCTTTGGTCAGAAAGCTGTATGTTGAG CTTGCTAGGTTATGGCCAGATGGATTCATGGACAACCGTGGGATAAAACATGCTATATTTCGGGCAAAAGATAGGAGGAAAATTCTTTATAAGAGGCATAAG GATCATCAGGAGAAGATTAGAAGGAAGAAAGTGCTGACTCCGAAAACCGAAGGCAATGTTCAATCTATCGCTCAAACTCAACATAAGCATCAAGATCATGTCCCGACATCAGTTGTCAGGCCTTTGACAGATTCAACAACAGATATACCTATCCTCCGGATGGCTTCTTCTTCAATTAGCGGCGGGGGGTTAGATCACCGGCCAAGAAAAGACAAGGTAAAGGTAAAAGGAACGAACAATCCAAACGAAACGAGGGTAGTGAAGAAGAGGAAGGTAGAATTGGCATTTGGGGAAACTAACAatgaatcttcttcttcatctaatctAGAGAGACCAAAGTCATCATCATCTCATCATAGCCAAATTTCTCTTCACAAATCTTCCattacatcttcttcttctgctcctcctcctcctctcaCAAACTTGGAATAA
- the LOC124926618 gene encoding ubinuclein-1-like isoform X1, whose amino-acid sequence MEQEKSGAVESSRMSTSFVSVAGRHRFSVELRPGETTIVSWKKLLKDVSKADRRSSVTDVPLNAHPTLDSHVAPVKIEAQPSDTGAEDPPPASRFSAVIEKIERLYMGKDSSDDEDHNDVADDDQYDTEDSFIDDAELDEYFQVDNSAIKHDGFFVNRGTLERIEAPLLPQKQPQKRRRKDLGNDDIDAPNKHVKLRKKASRKFDPMVEKNFGPAPVVALPSVHYDDVKFQNQMNASIIMRDKKKTSETRIVSDSSLPSKSLNDNASLSVPEEKDINKQKVGTQSLKHQKSFDKISNVQPNIQSGRSVNASDELDQSTHRRDNGVIHERVVVNASPGKSPLQTVNDQVIQRREGSSMRAKSTVLDKAIRELEKLVAESARPSGVEVQDADTSPAVKRRLPREVKLKLAKVARLAQASHGKISKELVNRLMSIVGHLVQLRTLKRNLNIMVNMGLSAKKEKDDRFQQMKKEFREMVDSRVPNMKSKVIEQKTGSSNDFRAIANEEKVKENYNMDDILEDKMCDLYDLYVEGLDEDAGPLVRKLYVELARLWPDGFMDNRGIKHAIFRAKDRRKILYKRHKDHQEKIRRKKVLTPKTEGNVQSIAQTQHKHQDHVPTSVVRPLTDSTTDIPILRMASSSISGGGLDHRPRKDKVKVKGTNNPNETRVVKKRKVELAFGETNNESSSSSNLERPKSSSSHHSQISLHKSSITSSSSAPPPPLTNLE is encoded by the exons ATGGAGCAAGAGAAAAGTGGCGCCGTCGAATCCTCTAGGATGTCAACGTCTTTCGTTTCCGTCGCCGGTAGGCATAGATTCTCCGTTGAGCTTAGGCCTGGCGAGACTACAATTGTTTCTTGGAAGAAGCTTTTGAAGGACGTTAGCAAGGCTGATAGACGTTCCTCTGTTACTGATGTTCCGTTAAATGCTCATCCTACTCTCGATTCTCACGTAGCTCCGGTTAAAATTGAG GCACAACCTTCAGATACTGGAGCTGAAGATCCACCCCCTGCAAGCCGATTTAGTGCTGTTATTGAAAAAATAGAGCGTTTATACATG GGTAAGGATAGtagtgatgatgaagatcaCAATGATGTTGCTGATGATGATCAGTATGACACTGAAGATTCTTTTATAGATGACGCAGAGCTG GATGAGTATTTTCAAGTTGATAACTCAGCAATAAAGCATGATGGTTTCTTTGTCAATCGTGGGACCTTGGAACGAAT TGAAGCTCCCTTATTGCCTCAAAAGCAACCCCAAAAGAGGAGGAGGAAGGATTTGGGAAATGATGATATTGATGCACCAAATAAGCACGTAAAACTAAGAAAGAAGGCTTCTCGAAAGTTTGATCCTATGGTTGAGAAAAACTTTGGTCCAGCTCCTGTTGTGGCTCTCCCTTCCGTACACTACGATGATGTGAAATTCCAAAATCAGATGAATGCCTCTATTATAATGCGCGATAAGAAGAAAACGTCCGAAACTAGAATCGTATCAGATTCATCTCTTCCCTCTAAATCATTAAATGACAATGCTTCCTTGTCTGTGCCTGAGGAAAAGGATATTAATAAGCAGAAGGTAGGAACACAGTCATTGAAGCATCAGAAGTCTTTTGATAAAATTTCTAATGTGCAACCCAACATTCAATCCGGAAGATCAGTCAATGCTTCTGATGAGTTAGATCAATCTACTCATAGGAGGGATAATGGTGTGATTCATGAACGAGTGGTTGTTAATGCTTCCCCAGGAAAGAGTCCCTTACAAACTGTG AATGATCAAGTTATTCAGAGAAGGGAAGGTTCCAGCATGAGGGCAAAAAGTACAGTACTTGATAAAGCCATAAGAGAGTTAGAAAAGTTGGTAGCAGAAT ctGCAAGACCATCAGGTGTTGAAGTTCAGGATGCTGATACGTCGCCAGCTGTCAAGAGGAGGTTGCCCCGAGAAGTAAAATTGAAGCTTGCCAAAGTTGCTAGGCTAGCG CAGGCGAGCCATGGGAAAATATCAAAGGAGCTGGTCAATCGTCTTATGAGTATTGTTGGTCACTTGGTTCAACTAAGGACATTGAAG AGGAACTTAAACATAATGGTAAACATGGGTTTGTCGGCCAAAAAGGAGAAAGATGATAGATTTCAGCAGATGAAGAAGGAATTCCGTGAAATGGTTGATTCACGGGTCCCAAATATGAAGTCCAAG GTAATTGAACAAAAAACTGGATCATCTAATGATTTTCGAGCAATTGCGAATGAAGAGaaagttaaagaaaattataacaTGGATGATATATTGGAGGACAAGATGTGCGACTTATATGATCTATATGTTGAG GGTTTGGATGAGGACGCAGGACCTTTGGTCAGAAAGCTGTATGTTGAG CTTGCTAGGTTATGGCCAGATGGATTCATGGACAACCGTGGGATAAAACATGCTATATTTCGGGCAAAAGATAGGAGGAAAATTCTTTATAAGAGGCATAAG GATCATCAGGAGAAGATTAGAAGGAAGAAAGTGCTGACTCCGAAAACCGAAGGCAATGTTCAATCTATCGCTCAAACTCAACATAAGCATCAAGATCATGTCCCGACATCAGTTGTCAGGCCTTTGACAGATTCAACAACAGATATACCTATCCTCCGGATGGCTTCTTCTTCAATTAGCGGCGGGGGGTTAGATCACCGGCCAAGAAAAGACAAGGTAAAGGTAAAAGGAACGAACAATCCAAACGAAACGAGGGTAGTGAAGAAGAGGAAGGTAGAATTGGCATTTGGGGAAACTAACAatgaatcttcttcttcatctaatctAGAGAGACCAAAGTCATCATCATCTCATCATAGCCAAATTTCTCTTCACAAATCTTCCattacatcttcttcttctgctcctcctcctcctctcaCAAACTTGGAATAA
- the LOC124923844 gene encoding probable calcium-binding protein CML44, with product MSNQISINIDLHAIFESLDRNGDGRVSIDEFLHTMEGIGLCPSRDGLESLMSKMSLDFVDFVFFYESLVKEDLVENNQIREMCDLAQAFKVFDANGDGFITSEELGLVLSKLGMWNEHFGGDCNSMINMYDLNVDGMLDFEEFKNMMSLSNAK from the coding sequence ATGTCTAATCAAATAAGCATCAATATTGATTTGCACGCAATTTTCGAGAGCTTGGATAGGAATGGCGACGGTCGAGTTAGCATTGATGAGTTTCTCCACACCATGGAGGGCATCGGTTTGTGCCCTAGCCGTGATGGGCTCGAGTCTCTCATGAGCAAAATGAGTCTTGACTTTGTGGACTTTGTTTTCTTCTATGAGAGCCTCGTGAAGGAGGACTTAGTCGAGAACAACCAAATTCGAGAAATGTGTGACCTAGCTCAAGCTTTTAAGGTTTTTGATGCCAATGGCGATGGTTTCATCACGTCGGAGGAGTTGGGGCTGGTGTTATCCAAGCTTGGGATGTGGAACGAGCATTTCGGGGGAGATTGTAATAGCATGATTAACATGTATGATTTGAACGTGGATGGGATGCTTGATTttgaggagttcaaaaataTGATGTCGCTTTCTAATGCGAAATAG